A part of Candidatus Hydrogenedentota bacterium genomic DNA contains:
- a CDS encoding ketose-bisphosphate aldolase produces MPLVPMRQILDEAAKGGYGVGAFNVNNMEQIQAIMEAANETHSPVIIQASRGALQYSRLIYLKKLMEAACEEYPHIPVSMHLDHGNSLETVKTAIDLGFTSVMMDGSLGEDGKTPNTYEQNVKITRAAVEMAHPLGVTVEGELGVLGGIEDGHGAGLSDSQVQDHLTDPNQAEDFVKKTGLDALAVAIGTSHGAYKSGRKDPKTGKVLPPTLAMDRIHDIHEKMPRCHMVMHGSSSVPQELVDVINQYGGKMPGTFGIPIEQIQDGIKHGVRKVNVDTDSRLACTGAIRKVFAEKPGEFDPRKYLGPARDAMKQVYLDRMRAFGQAGHAGDYKPMTLENMKAVYGK; encoded by the coding sequence ATGCCACTCGTGCCAATGCGACAGATTTTGGATGAGGCCGCGAAAGGCGGATACGGTGTGGGCGCCTTCAACGTCAACAATATGGAGCAAATCCAGGCCATCATGGAGGCGGCCAACGAGACACACAGCCCGGTAATCATCCAGGCCAGCCGCGGCGCTCTGCAATACAGCCGCCTCATCTACCTCAAGAAACTCATGGAAGCCGCTTGCGAGGAGTACCCGCACATCCCCGTGTCCATGCACCTCGATCATGGCAACAGCCTTGAGACCGTTAAGACCGCCATCGACCTCGGGTTCACGTCGGTCATGATGGACGGTTCGCTCGGCGAAGACGGCAAAACCCCCAATACGTACGAGCAGAACGTCAAGATCACCCGGGCCGCCGTGGAAATGGCCCATCCCCTGGGCGTGACGGTCGAGGGTGAATTGGGCGTGCTGGGCGGCATCGAAGACGGCCATGGCGCCGGTTTGAGCGACAGCCAGGTTCAAGACCACCTCACGGACCCGAACCAGGCCGAAGATTTCGTGAAAAAGACCGGCCTCGATGCGCTCGCCGTCGCCATTGGCACCAGCCATGGCGCTTACAAGTCCGGACGCAAAGACCCCAAGACCGGCAAAGTCCTGCCGCCCACTTTGGCCATGGACCGCATCCATGATATCCACGAAAAGATGCCCCGCTGCCACATGGTCATGCACGGTTCCAGCTCCGTGCCGCAGGAACTCGTCGATGTCATCAATCAGTATGGCGGCAAGATGCCCGGCACGTTCGGCATCCCCATCGAACAGATCCAGGACGGCATCAAGCACGGCGTGCGCAAGGTCAACGTCGACACCGACAGCCGCCTCGCGTGCACCGGCGCGATTCGGAAAGTCTTTGCCGAGAAACCGGGCGAATTCGACCCGCGCAAGTATCTCGGCCCGGCACGCGACGCCATGAAACAGGTCTACCTCGACCGCATGCGGGCTTTCGGACAGGCCGGACATGCCGGCGACTACAAGCCCATGACCCTCGAAAACATGAAAGCTGTTTACGGAAAGTAA